The DNA region TTAAAATTAAGGTTGTTTATGCCTTTCCAGGTGACTGGTTGTGTTTATCACTTATTAGATGTGCAAGGTATTCATATTCTTCATATTTTAGGAACTATTCATAAAGATATAATGTTGGGCTATTTCTCAATGATTTGGTAGTTGTATTGTACTAGATAtcccgtagcaacgcacgggcacAGACCTGGttgtttcaaaaagaaaaaaggatgGATATGTTTTAGTGGTTCAAAATATTACAattaatatttttataatgtaGTATTAATTCTCTCAAAATTTCATATTCTTCCATGGTAATATCATAAGAATAAATATATGTAAGAGATTGTAGGAAATAGTAGGATACTACTAGTAGTTATCTCAAAAAGTTAACGTGAGTACTTTTTTCATTATAAGGAGTAATTTGTTTTCATTATAAGGTTCGGCAAGCCTCCGCGACCGTAAAATTTGTCTGTTTTGTGTTGCAGCCGTAAAAATTAACAGCAGCTTGCTCCTGGAGCACCGATGAGGTCCTGTGACCGTAATCCTATGACTGTAATTTGTCAGCAAATACACCCTATAACCCTAAAAATGAGTTCCGACGAGTAATATTTAGCATGCGCTGCCGCTTCTGCCCGGAGCTCTGACGGGCCCTCTAGACAACTTTTTACTCTGTTTTCATCGTGGGTAGAAAAAATCACGCAACAACCTAGTTACAATTCTGGTTTAATGCTGGTTTTAATGCCAGGTTGTCATTGCCATCAATGACACATTGTCACCTCACCATTGACGTCAAGTGGATAGGCGTGATCACCGCCTCTATCTTTGTGCTTGTTGAAGGATTGACGACCAATTAAACCATATTGATCCATGTATGACCTTTTTTTAGAATGCAGTGTATGCGGCCTCCATAGAGGCTCATTGCAGAAAATTTAGAGCAAGAGAGGGATTTCAGGTGCAATTAAGGCTTGCTTGCACATGATTAGCATGGACGAGATTTTGAGAGAGATCTGTAGAGATTTTGAGAGAGATCTGTAGCCCCTACATGCAAGCAACACTCAAATGTGATTCTAGAGTGTACTTGATTGTACATGAGTGAGAGACACATACAAAAAAAAATACTTGAAGTTGTGTAGTGATCTAAATTTATTTTAAGTCCTAGAGCGTTTTTTCATATTGGAAGAGTAATGATAGGTCTACTTTTCTTGTTAGATGATTATTTTTTTTCCATACTAGAGGGGTAGTATTCTGTTTTTACATGAGTAGTTTTGTAGTATTGGATGAGCGATTTGTATATATGATGAGGGTATTTGTTTTAAATTTTAGGAGTAATTTTCATATATTGGCCATCTCGATGATTGACCTAGCCCCTCGCAGGTTGAGCAACGTAGCCGTAATAAGGCAGTATCAAGATAATTGAAGCATAACAAGTAGTAATTATTTGATGCACACAACCGTAACAATCAAATTAAAGGTATGAAAAACCAAATTTTTGTTTATACATGGACCATATAAGAACTATACTCAGAGTGAATCATACATGTTTTGTAAATATGTGTTAGTAATACATATCGCATCCCTCAAATCACTAGTTGTTTGTACAATAGGAAAGTGAGCATTTGACGACTCAGAATAGCAAACAAAATATTTAACTAactttatttttcttttaaGTTATTGTCTTGCTCTATTCCTCCGCTGTAGTAGCAATAATGCACCACTTCAGCTTTGGTTTCTTGAAGCCCAAATTTCATTTTGTGAGAGAACAAATTGTTTAGCTCAATAGTTCATCATATTGCCTTCAGTAGTGCATAGCTTACAAAAAAAGAAAACCAAACGTGACTAATTACTTGCAGAATTATAACCATGAGAGTACGGCATCTCATGGACTGTTGAAATGGTCATGCTGTTGTGTGGCAGCATGACCACATGATCGCATGATTCACTAATAGAAATTTGAACTTTTGCAACGCTGAGTAATTGTGGCAATAAGGGTCAAATCGTGGCAATATATCTCAATTGCCACGACATGATGGTAATTGGCAGCCGTGGCAAGTACTTGCATGGTTAAAACTTTGGGTCACGTTTTTTTATTTCATTGCAATAGCTATGGTATTTGTCACGTAATGAAGTATTGTATTAGATAGTAGTTGTAATGACCGATATCATGGCAATAGTATATTGATATTGCAACAACAAGTAGTAACAATTACAACAAACATGATCGtggtaataaaagtgttataaCCACCATATTTTTATAAATGGTGGCAATAAAGTATTCTTGCATCGATATATTTATATGGCAAAAAAAATAATTAGAagtaaaaaatataaaaattgcTACTAGTTGGCTTTGAACCTTGGGCCTAAAGGACTACAAACCTTTACCACCACATTACAATAACTTTTGTTGTATATTTTGCTAATAGTCTACACTTATCTCTTGATTCACCATGAGAATGAATAAAAAACGTTGCAATAGTTAGAATATTATTGCCACAATTTTTAAAATATTACCACACTAGTTTAGCGTGGCAAACAATCACCTTAATGCAACAACATAAGCTAATGTTGCAGTAGATGTTAACTTGTTGCAACAAAAGTTGAATATATGGCAATGCAATAAAATTCATGGCAATACAACAGATATATTGCCACCAAATTTGAAATTATAGCAATATCACCTACTTATTACAATAATTTATATGTTATTGCAATATTTCTTGTGGTGATAGCCtatttctctagtagtgattcATATGTATGAACTACtataaagtaaaaaaaaaatactACTCTAAATTATGAAATACTACTTAACATAATGAAACGACTATTCTAAATTTTGGAAAATACTACTTGGATAAGAAAAAAATACTAGTATGATTTATGAAAAATACTActcaaagttgtgaaaataCTGCTTGAATATGAACAAAATACTACTctaaaaattataaaatataCTATTGTAGCATGCATCTACCCAGTAGCGTGGAAGCACATGGTTGAAAAAccataaaaattgaaattaataAGTGAAATTGCCTTTACGGTTAGAACTCAAGCACCGGGGCCGGTCACGTGCTGCTTGAGCAAGTAGGAATCTGCGTCCAAAATCAACTCAACGACTCGGATCCGGCATTTGTGAGTGATTATATGGTTTCTCTTTCCTTCCTGTTCTGGCCGCTACTTCTACTCCATCGCACAACCAATGTAGTTTCATTTGACTGATCCGATCCATCAAGAGCAACAATAGATCAAAACTTACCCGCACCAGTGCTATGGAGGAGCACATGCACTACCAGATGTCGTGGAGGAAGATGATGGGGGCAGCTAGGGTTCCCACGATGATTGACCTTGCCGCATGTGCGATTCACCGGATCCTGCCTTCTTCAAGCATGCTAAAATTAATACTCACGGTGCATCTGTACATAAAGAGCTAACGGGAAAACCATGAATTTCTCTAACAACCTGTGCACATGCAGATTGGAAATTGGAGGAGAGGTACGGATGGGGGCAAACCTGCCAACCGCCAGCGGAGGGACGCCGGGGAATGGCCAGTGAGATGATGTCGGACCCATCACTGGACGTCTGGACCCATTATCGATCTGCGTTGCTAAGCCATCGTTTTGGATTGAAATCGCCTAGAGCCATCTCAGAGAGGAAGGTGAAGAACCCGGAATAACAGCGCTGAGGGAAAAACGCTAGCTATTTATTGCGCTACGGTTGCGGGATGGTGGTCCGGATTTGGCTGTCCGAGAGTAAATACTAAGAGGATTTTATGGTCTCACAGTAAGTATGGGATTCTAGCCGGCCCACGAGCGGCGCTCCGCCAGTGCGTTGAATACTATTCAATACattaatattatatatatatatatatatataatatgacAAGTTTTATCTATACTCGCTCGTAGCTACTCTCACTATCAGTATACCATCATGTGTATGTTCACGTAttcatttatcactttgagtatattcatatactaattctaagatacttcaaagaGATAtacatgaaaattttcaaaagcaaccctactttttaaatatatcataattatatattagtactagtatataaaaatgagtatgttcatatactCCATGTAGGGTTACATACTTAAAATGTATATATCATCATAAATGGTCTAGTATGATCATATACACCTCGTGCATACCTTTCGTTGGGTCAGATACGTCCCacatcatgagatacatatGTAGAAGTAACTACAAGCGCATGTAGAATGGATTTTTATATATATAAGGTGCGTCAAATAAAGAATTAGATTCTCTCGTGGGGAACTCTGTAGGAGCCAACAAAGGAGCGCGAGTATGAAAAATGAACTTGATAGTGCATAAGCACAACCAAAGAAGTAAAAACGCTTGGAATGAACAAATAGAATCAAATGGCACAAAAAGAGTAGATGGGGTAGAGTGGTACTTATTGCCCTGGAAACGGACTGCTCACTGTATTGCTGAAAATCAATTTATAAGATGTGCGCCTTCGAAATAGAAATGCAGACTCAGTCTCCAACAGGTGCTCACAGCTAAGAATAAGTGTGCATGCGTTCACTCTAAATTTTACTACTCGAGGACCAATTATGGGCCTGAATTGTCATTTGGAACAATTCACATAATAAGGACCCAAATACTCACTTGGAGAGTTCACGAATATAAACGAGAATCCAAAATAAGTTTGAGGACACTGGGTGCACTTCATTCTTTATTAGATATCTCCTAATGTTTAGTCAATAAATAATAGGATCGATGGGAGGACTGCTTGGGAAAAGAGGTCAGTTTCTTTATGAATTGTTTGTGCCACAGGTTATATATCTTAATGAACTCGTCCAGTAGTAGGAAAACTACACCAGTTCTATTTTATAGGCTAAAATATCGAGTTGCTACTTTGCTACCTTCTTCAGAACGCTACGTTGCCGTCGTTCATACCAATGATCTTGTTGTCAGTGGTAAAACAAATACAAGTAAAGAGAGATGATCAATAGAAAAGAACAAAGTGCTAAATATTATTTTTCGCTTTTAACATGCACACCTCAAATTATACAGGAGCAAACGGAATTGTTTTTTTTCTATCATgacaaacatatatatatatatatatatatatatatatatatatatatatatatatatattagtaccAGGTGATCTAGTGGACATGTATAAGTGCCACAAGGCCTACCAACCTGATGTTAATCAAATTACAAAGCCACCTTACACAGACAAAATATGTAATGATATAAACTGTTTCTAAATGAAGATGTGCACTGTCCATCCTATTTCGACTAAATCTACTATATATCTGTTTAATCATTCCTAAGTGTACTTCCATCACCATGGACTGTGCCACATCCAAATTCTGTTTTATGGGAATTCTACCTTTTGTTGTGCACGTGTTGAATTTTTGTTGCAAGAATGAACCATTGATGGGTGGCCGCTCTAAGTTGAGCTATGCCTACGTTAAAATAATATTGTTATTAATAAAGCACCATTACATATTTTGTGTACACAATATTCAGGGTACTTATAGCTAAGCATTGGAGGTGGTCACCATGTTAGATTTTCACGAAGAATGAGAGACAATGATATTAGAATTTTCTGATGATGGTCTATATACATGCCCAACACCATCTTGTGGACTTGATTTGATGCTTTCTAAGCCATGAGCTGATGCAATATAAATGAGAGGTTGCATGCAAAAAGTACAGAGGCTTGAACTCGTTTAATGGAATAATAATTAATGGAACAATAAAAAGGAcaacaaaacaaaagaaaaagaaaaacttGCAAAAATTGCACAAGCTTGAACTCGTTACCATTTTCTTAAATAAGGTATAGATAATTAATGAATAAAAATAAAAAGTAAAAGGATAAGTAGTGAATAGGGATTAGCTACACAGCACACCTAGAAAAAAAAGGTTAAGCTGCTACCTAGACAACACTGTATGAAAGATGAATGCACATCGCTGCTGCCAGATAGCAAACGAAAATGAATACAATATTGTCTCAAGTGATCGAAGTCCTCAAGCAGGGGCGGAAGCCACTGTAGCCTATCGTGGTCGATGATCCCAGTGATTTTATTTTTGACAGTCCTCTCCACTTAGGTTATTATGCAGTTCACGAAAACCCAATCAACTATGACACATAGCTGAAGTGTGCAAGAAAAAGGCGGAGAAAGAAAGGGATAAGCTAGCTTGTGAGCGAGCAAGGCCGCAACACGAAACAGCAAGCCACGTACCCTATACCAAATGTGTTGATATGCATGAAAGGAGAAAACAAATTTGCGTATGTACTTTATTTAAATAATGTAAGTCACACACGTTTAAATTTCTGCCATGGTTCCATTTTTTAAATTAATTTGAGTTGTATCAGAACCCTCGAAGAAAAATCCCGTGTGATAGTACTGAATTTAGCTAGTTTTTATTTTTAATATCTATATTGATTGCTCTCCAACTATTCGAACAGTATCCTCTCTGGCATCATCACCACCTCCAAAGATTTGGCTATCTGTGTAGAGGCGATTATCATTAACGCATTTAAACATTCCTTGTTCTGGAACCAGATACCATACAATGCGTTTTCACATTTTTATGCGTGTGTAAAATCGCATCTCAGGTCCTACAAGGCTACAAcggtaaaaaaaaaaaacaagaacGGCTCGCCCAGCTGGCAGCCTCCTGTCCGGCTGTCACTTGCCAGTGCCCTACTTAACACGAGGGCACCGAGGCTTTCCCCATTCCGCAGAACCCCAACTCGCTTTCGCACCCTCGCTCGCTTTCCTCTCCAAGCCGCAGCCCGCAGCGCAGCGCCACGCCGCCACCCGATCCGCAAGGCCATGGCCGACGGCAAGGCGACTCTGGCCCGGGAATCCGCCGCCACCCCGGTCGGCCGGTCGCCCCGCTTCCTGCTTCCCCGCGCGAGCGGCGGCACCCGTCTCCCGGACCTGCCGTCCCAGCCTAGCAGCCCGGATCTCGTTCTCGACGGCGGGATCCGGGCGAGTTTCGACGGCTGGCCGGAGGCGGAGTCCCTGGATCGCTGGGGGCAGTGGGTGGCGAAGCTTCGGCCGCTGCACGAGCCCCTGTGGCGCGAGCTCGGGATCCTGGAGGGCATCCTCGCGACCACGTACCGCGTGTGGCGCGGGGGCGAGGGCGCGCTGCTCCAGCTCGTGCCCTTCTGGTCCCCCGAGACCAACACCTTCGTCTTCCCCTGGGGCGAGGCCACGGTCACGCTGGAGGACGTGGCCGTCCTCGGGGGTCTTCCCCTCGTAGGGGAATCCGTGCGCGAGCCCCTGTCCGACAAGCTCCAGATGGACGACGAGCGCGCGCTCGGGGCCGTCCGCGATCTCCTGATGAACCGGAGCGAGGGCACCGGGTGGATGAAGCACTTCCGCATCCGCCAccagcagcgccgccgtccGGAGGagacgacggcagcggcggccggcggccgtgACGAGGAGCAGCTCCTCGAACACGGCGCTTTCCTCTCCATGTGGCTCTCCCGCTTCGTGCTCCCGTCGCCGCCGTTCGGCGCCgtcccggaggaggaggtgatCCCCATCGCCGTCCGCCTGGCGCGCGGCCAGAGCGTGGCGCTCGCCCCCGCCGCGCTCGCCAGCATCTACAGCGACCTCTCCGCGCTCCGGCGCCACTTCGTGTGGGCCAAGCGAACGGAGGCGCCCTCGGTCTCGGCGCCGATGCACATCCTCCAGCTCTGGGTCTGGGAGCGCTTCCCCGAGCTCCGCCCATCGGCGCCGGCGGGCATCCCGGactccgccggcggcggcgacgtgcCGGTGCCGAGGGCTGCCCGCTGGCACGACGTCGCTGGCAGGGCACTCGACCCGGGCTACCTGCACGCC from Panicum hallii strain FIL2 chromosome 9, PHallii_v3.1, whole genome shotgun sequence includes:
- the LOC112872777 gene encoding uncharacterized protein LOC112872777, producing the protein MADGKATLARESAATPVGRSPRFLLPRASGGTRLPDLPSQPSSPDLVLDGGIRASFDGWPEAESLDRWGQWVAKLRPLHEPLWRELGILEGILATTYRVWRGGEGALLQLVPFWSPETNTFVFPWGEATVTLEDVAVLGGLPLVGESVREPLSDKLQMDDERALGAVRDLLMNRSEGTGWMKHFRIRHQQRRRPEETTAAAAGGRDEEQLLEHGAFLSMWLSRFVLPSPPFGAVPEEEVIPIAVRLARGQSVALAPAALASIYSDLSALRRHFVWAKRTEAPSVSAPMHILQLWVWERFPELRPSAPAGIPDSAGGGDVPVPRAARWHDVAGRALDPGYLHAVLAAPKVFEWRPYGSWAVPSFARCLRPCELVGMDSVEQHRPHRVARQLGFDQDVPRIVTRLNSDSWEKAWETYDIGAGCYAFAVPSDKPGVTDEYAQWWKHG